CTTTACCAGTATCTAGAGAATTATCGACAATGCCACTCTTAAAAGATGCCAGTTTATTAATAACGATTTCAGTTGTTAACAAAAAAGGAGTTTTAGCCGAAGTATTATCAAATTCAATATTTTGAAAATCAGAGGTTGACAATCCTTCTATTTTTTGCTGAGAATTTCCAATAAAAAAAGTTTTTCCATTCGATAAATCGCTATAGGTAAATAGGCCGTCATTTTTAAAATCTGAGTAGGCATAAAAATTTCCATTGTGCAAAACATCTCCACTCGCTTTATTATCAAAAGCAAAAAGGGTTGAAAAGTCTGTATTAGGTTCAATTGTTAACACTCCTGTATTGACAGTTTGTGTAAAAACTTTCCCAAAACAAAATATAAAAAAAACACCAAATTTTATCTGCATCTTCATATAATCAATTTTTTAAGTGATATTTAAAATTATTCTTTATGAGAGATTTTTTTCTCTAATTTTTCTGAACCAGTAGGTCAGATCCATTTCAAATGCTGCTTGACTACGTTTTTTTAATTTGTTGTGCTTTTACTCTACTTTTAATTTCCCGTTTTTTAGTTACTCACATACCAAGAAGTTCCATCAGAAATAACAGTTATATGATCATTAACTCCAGATGCATTACTAAGAACAATGCTTGTGCTTCCATGAACAGCTGGGGTTGGACCACCAATAGCATTGGCAGGCCAGCTACCATCAAATTTTTCAGTAGTTGAGGAGGTATTAACAGTAACTGAACTTGCATTAATCATACTTATTTTAATCAAGAGTACACGTCCTTTGTTTGCAACTGCAGATGGCAATGTAATAATGTTTACAGAGCTACTGCCAGAAGGAACAACTAGCATATAGTCATTCGTTTTTACAGTATAACTGCCAGCAGCAATAGTGACTTTTACTACCTGTGATCCCTGTACATCTAGAGTTGCATTAGGGGCATTGGTATTAATACCTATTTTACCTCCTGTTCCACCTGCAGCACCATTGACACCTGTACCAAACAAAGTGTTACCGATATTCATTTCGTTACTGACAGTTTGTGTAGATGCATTTATAATATTGCTTGATGATCCACCAATCAATATGTTGTTGCTACCAGTTGTAAGACCAATTAAATTACCAGTACCAGTATTGGTACCAATAGCTACATTATAATTGCCTGTTGTGGCAATATTAAGAGCATTTGTCCCCACAGCAATATTGTTAGAACCGGAGGTATTGTTTTGAAGTGCATTAAACCCTACTGCTGTATTACTGTCGCCTGTAGTTTTATTCAATGCACTTGCACCCAAAGCAGTATTATATCCACTTGAAATATTGCCCACTAAGGCTAAATATCCTACAGCGGTATTCCAACCATATCCAGAACCTGAGCCAAGAACCCCTGTAAAACTACCTAGTACTGATCCGCCTATTGCGGTATTGCCAACCGTTCTGGTTAAATTTTTCAATGCGCCATACCCAACAGCCGTGTTATCTGCCACGTCTCCTCCTTTTGAAAGGGCATTCACTCCAATGGCCGTGATCCCACTACCAACTGTACCTGTCATTAAAGACTGATAACCAAAAGAAGTATTGCTTGTAGTAAGTAAGCCGGCTTGGATATTGTAGATTTTAAACATTAAATTCTGGCTATCAGTAGTACCTAGGAAATTAGTGCCTGGGGTTGTACCTGCGTTACCTATTGTAGACCACATTGCCTGAGTAACTGTTTTTAAAACCCCGCTTGAAGGGTCAATAGCTACAAGTCTGTCTGATGGTGCTCCAACTGGCAAGTTACTAATTGCAAAACTATTGCTATTCGTATTTATAGTGGTAGG
This portion of the Flavobacterium panacagri genome encodes:
- a CDS encoding beta strand repeat-containing protein; amino-acid sequence: MNKYLVILLSLLFPCVLLAQKKGIRVVDNKGTIIYVDPSKWFQVGSNLFNKNTDGNVAIGIDTTNVSINSRLYISNGGSTTLPALKLNTPFDGELTDDLLTWNPSDFSVRKIDITKLSPNDWHLLGNAGTDPATNFLGTIDNQDLSFRTYNTERMRIASSGNIGIGTAAPANTLEINSIAANTSGLRLTNLTSASPADLTGKTIGVNATGDVVVVNGSATTVSNTSVDNSLTTTVNSQTGLPVTIINSNTLTATNGSLISTVNGIATPSVPVLIAADNALTVTNGKVQLGGTLIQPTTINTNSNSFAISNLPVGAPSDRLVAIDPSSGVLKTVTQAMWSTIGNAGTTPGTNFLGTTDSQNLMFKIYNIQAGLLTTSNTSFGYQSLMTGTVGSGITAIGVNALSKGGDVADNTAVGYGALKNLTRTVGNTAIGGSVLGSFTGVLGSGSGYGWNTAVGYLALVGNISSGYNTALGASALNKTTGDSNTAVGFNALQNNTSGSNNIAVGTNALNIATTGNYNVAIGTNTGTGNLIGLTTGSNNILIGGSSSNIINASTQTVSNEMNIGNTLFGTGVNGAAGGTGGKIGINTNAPNATLDVQGSQVVKVTIAAGSYTVKTNDYMLVVPSGSSSVNIITLPSAVANKGRVLLIKISMINASSVTVNTSSTTEKFDGSWPANAIGGPTPAVHGSTSIVLSNASGVNDHITVISDGTSWYVSN